TTATGGCTATGATAGCAATATTCTCCTCCTGCATCAAGTAAAACCTTCATTGGCAACGCTGGGAAGAGCGTAATCGTGTTCCCGATATCTGCGCTGGGATGATTTTCTACTTTCCGCATAACTTTCCGCTCATTTACAAACAATGGAATACAATTGGTATTTCTTTATGTAAAAGAGGAGGCTCCCTTATGCCAGACGCATACGAAATTGTCATCCGCACCTTATTAGCCGTACTCGTCCTGTTCATCATGACGAAAATCCTTGGCAAAAGACAAGTCTCACAGCTCTCGCTATTCGAGTATATTACCGGCATTACCATCGGTAATTTGGCCGGTTCCATCTCGGTTGATTTAGATGCCAAGTGGTACCTCGGGCTAATCTCATTAACGGTCTGGATTGGCTGCTCGCTGGGCATTGAATTTCTACAGCTAAAAAGTAAAACCATGCGGGATTTTATTGACAGCAAAGCAACCGTGCTAATTAAAGAAGGGAAAGTGCAGGAAGATAACCTAAAAAAAGAACGACTAACCACGGATGAGCTAATGGAACAATTGCGCAAACGATCCGTCTTCAAAGTGGCCGATGTGGAATTCGCCATCATGGAGCCAAGCGGGGAAATTAATGTATTGTTAAAGCGCGAATACCTGCCGCTGACCCCAAGCCATCTCGGTATTAAGGTAGCTCCAGAGAAAGAGCCTCAGGCCGCTATTATGGATGGCAAAATATTAAATGAATCGCTGGCTACGCTTGGTTTAAGCCCAGGGTGGCTGCATACAGAGCTAGACAAACTAGGCGTGACGATTGAGAATGTCTTCTTGGGACAAGTCGATTCTTACGGGCAATTGTATGTAGACTTGTATGACGACAAAATCAAAGTTCCCGTGCCGCAAGAAAAAGCGACCTTATTTGCAACTTTAAAGCAATGCGAAGCCGACTTGATGTTATACGGACTCACCACCAAAAACAAAGAAGCCATCCATATGTATGAGCGCTGCTCAAAACAAATGGAGGACATCATCGCAGAGTTGAAGCCTCTGCTTCAGCGTTAGCACAAATGCTTACCTACTCAAAACTCGCGAATTGGCAGGAGGCTATGTTAGAACGAGCTATGTCGGAAGGGGCTAACCCAAAGGAAATGAACCTTCGGGCAAGTCCCCTTACGAACTCAATACCCTTTATTTGATCAAAATCGTACACTTTGAAAATCTAATGAATTCCCGAAGCGCTATTCCAACCAAATGGTCACCATTCCGCCTATAAACGACTCGATAACGCCAATTCAGTTCATTAGATCGCCAAACATGCCATTTTCTCGTCTATAAGCATCCTGCAGTTCATTAGAAAGGCAGATCGATTGCGCGGGGGAGGTCGGTGCTCGATTAACTTCCGCTATCCCCCATCAGCCGTGAGCTGCACTGCCAGACTAATCGGCCCGGATCCCCCGTCAGTCCAGCAGCACTTCCAAAGTCTCGCTGCGCGCAAGCTCCAACATGCGCAGCAGCTGCTCCGCAGTGTTGCGTTCCAATGAAAGCGGCGGAAGCTCGCTCGCGCCAAAGAAACCCACGCCGGTCGTTTCCAAACCGGCTTCTTCCAGCGCTTGGCCGCCCGTCAGCTCGCATAAGATGAACATCTTGTACACATGGTTCGCTGAGGGAGGATGAGCGTGTCGTTTTTTGTCCAAGACCGCCAACAATCGCAGTGGTTTGACCTCATATCCCGCTTCTTCGTAAGTCTCTTTGACAGCCACCTCAGACGGTGTAAGACCAATGTCGGCCCAACCTCCAGGCAGTGCCCAAGCGCCATCTGCTCTTTCCTTCACTAATAACAGCTTATTATCCTGCAGGACTACTGCCCGAATATCGACCTTTGGCGTTTGATATCCTTGCTCATTGGCAAATAATTCCGTCACTTTATCAATAGGCGTATCTGTAAAATAGCTCATCATCTCTACACTAATTTTGCGCAGCGCCTCATAACGTTCCAGATCATAGCCATTCTCCCCGTAGGTAAGTCCAGCTTGACTGATCGCTTGAATCTCTTTCGCCCAATCCAGCCATGGGATTTGCATCAGTTCCCCATCTCCGTTCCGCTATAATCTTTGATTCCCCGATAAATATCGACCATCTCCTCAAGCTTCATTCGAACGAGTCCGCTGGAAGAGGGGCATACATATTCGATAACGCCTTCAACGACAGGCTCCGGCTGCACGCCCCACGACATTCCCCTGCGACCGCTGTACTGTTCATACACACCTTTGCCTACGAAACAGACAACACTTGGTCGATACGTCACGATCTTTTGCCGCAGAATAAGTCGGCCTTCCCGGTACTCCTCCGGCGTGATTTCTGCCGCTGTCAACGTCGGACGTGCCACAATATTCGTAAATCCGTAACCAAGCTGCAGCAAATCCTGATCTTCCTGAGGTTTATAAAGCCTAGGTGTGATGCCGGCCTGATCCAGAATGCGATAGAAGCGATTGCTTGGGCTCGCATAATGATGACCGGTTTCTCCAGATCGAAGACTTGGATTATATCCCACAAATAAAATTCGCAAATGATCTTCCAGATGATCCGAGATTGGCTCTATGCTCATTAGCGCTGCACCTCCTAAGCCATATGTCTCTACCTAGTTTACCATTATATAGGGGGAAACCAAAAAACTCAGCCTGTTCCCGAGCTCAAGTCAAAAAACCGAGGCATCGCCCCGGCTTCGTTTCAAATAAATTTTATGGGGTCAAACGGTTGGCCAAGTACGGAGGAAACATCGCCTTTTAACCATTTATCAACCAGCGTACTATAGACGCAGCGGAAATCAACCTCATATTTCAGATCACCATTATCCAAGTTGCTTAGACTTGGGTAAGCGCCGTACAGACCGCCATTCACCTTGCCGCCCATCACAAACATGGGAGCCGCAGTACCATGGTCAGTCCCCCCGCTCCCGTTTTCCTTGACACGGCGACCAAATTCCGAGAACATCATCACCATCACACGATCCTGAAGCCCTTGAGCCTCCAAATCTTTGTAGAAAGCTGCCAACCCTTCGTCCACTTGAGTCAAAACCTTGGCGTGCTGCACTTTTTCATCGGCGTGATCATCGAAACCACCTATTTGAACATTAAAAACTCGGGTTCCCGATTTGCCTGCCAACAGTTTGGAAACTAATTGGAGATCTTTTGCAAAGTTCGTTTTCGGATATTCTACTTTATTGGCGTAAGTTGCCGTTAACGCTTGAATTGCCTCAACACTTTTGTAAGCCTCGCTGCCGCGTCCCGCAACAACGCGCAGTTGTTCCACTTGATTCTGGGTACTGTACATGTCCAAAAAGGCTTTCGTTAACCGATTCTTGTCGAGCATCGCCGTTTTGGGATCAATGAGGCTGTACGTTTCAAGCGATTGAATAACGGGGAAACTCACCTTCTCCGATGCAAAAGCCTTGCTTCCGGATCCCCCGATCTGAACCGCCTTCAGCGGGTTATTATTGCCACGCAGCGAAGAATCTACATAGCGTGCCAGCCAGCCGCTGCGGCTAATTTTCTGCGGCTCTGCCGTTTGCCAAATTTCCATTGAACGGAAATGGGAGTGATCCGGCTCTGGATACCCAACCCCCTGAATAACCGCTAATTTGCCAAGCTTATACAGCGCAGACAAGCCAACCAGACTTGGATGCAGGCCAACGTGATTATCCAAGGCCAAAACATCTTTCTGCTGATAAGCCAGCGTCGGCCTGGAATCGTAATAAACCCCTTGTCCATAAGGAATTAACGTATTGATCCCATCATTTCCCCCGCTTAATTGCACAACAACTAGGACGGGATCATCGACTCCCTCATCCAAGCCCGTTGCCAGAATGGACTTGCCGGTCTCCGTGAATAAGGCGCCGCCCAACCCTAATGAAGCGAACAAGGCTGTTCCCTTAATTAAAAAATCCCTTCTCGACAGCTTCATATTTTCACCCCCATTACTTCATTTGAGCCTCTGGGCTAATTAATACTAATTGCATCAAGCCTCTGAGGCCTGTATTTTTTTGTTTGGTATGTACAATCGTATCGTCCGCATAAGAACTAAGTCCTTGCAAGGTCTTATCTGACAAATTCGCAATAGTTAGTCGCTGACTCCACAGCTTAACCCACTCATCAGGACGGTTCGCTTGCTCCGGTGTAAATGCTGGCGCAGTAAGCAGCTTGAGATTCATCTGTTTGGCAATGGACTCAGCGAA
Above is a genomic segment from Paenibacillus sp. HWE-109 containing:
- a CDS encoding DUF421 domain-containing protein, which translates into the protein MPDAYEIVIRTLLAVLVLFIMTKILGKRQVSQLSLFEYITGITIGNLAGSISVDLDAKWYLGLISLTVWIGCSLGIEFLQLKSKTMRDFIDSKATVLIKEGKVQEDNLKKERLTTDELMEQLRKRSVFKVADVEFAIMEPSGEINVLLKREYLPLTPSHLGIKVAPEKEPQAAIMDGKILNESLATLGLSPGWLHTELDKLGVTIENVFLGQVDSYGQLYVDLYDDKIKVPVPQEKATLFATLKQCEADLMLYGLTTKNKEAIHMYERCSKQMEDIIAELKPLLQR
- a CDS encoding NUDIX hydrolase, which codes for MQIPWLDWAKEIQAISQAGLTYGENGYDLERYEALRKISVEMMSYFTDTPIDKVTELFANEQGYQTPKVDIRAVVLQDNKLLLVKERADGAWALPGGWADIGLTPSEVAVKETYEEAGYEVKPLRLLAVLDKKRHAHPPSANHVYKMFILCELTGGQALEEAGLETTGVGFFGASELPPLSLERNTAEQLLRMLELARSETLEVLLD
- a CDS encoding mismatch-specific DNA-glycosylase, which translates into the protein MEPISDHLEDHLRILFVGYNPSLRSGETGHHYASPSNRFYRILDQAGITPRLYKPQEDQDLLQLGYGFTNIVARPTLTAAEITPEEYREGRLILRQKIVTYRPSVVCFVGKGVYEQYSGRRGMSWGVQPEPVVEGVIEYVCPSSSGLVRMKLEEMVDIYRGIKDYSGTEMGN
- a CDS encoding DUF1501 domain-containing protein, whose translation is MKLSRRDFLIKGTALFASLGLGGALFTETGKSILATGLDEGVDDPVLVVVQLSGGNDGINTLIPYGQGVYYDSRPTLAYQQKDVLALDNHVGLHPSLVGLSALYKLGKLAVIQGVGYPEPDHSHFRSMEIWQTAEPQKISRSGWLARYVDSSLRGNNNPLKAVQIGGSGSKAFASEKVSFPVIQSLETYSLIDPKTAMLDKNRLTKAFLDMYSTQNQVEQLRVVAGRGSEAYKSVEAIQALTATYANKVEYPKTNFAKDLQLVSKLLAGKSGTRVFNVQIGGFDDHADEKVQHAKVLTQVDEGLAAFYKDLEAQGLQDRVMVMMFSEFGRRVKENGSGGTDHGTAAPMFVMGGKVNGGLYGAYPSLSNLDNGDLKYEVDFRCVYSTLVDKWLKGDVSSVLGQPFDPIKFI